Proteins co-encoded in one Methylobacterium sp. WL1 genomic window:
- a CDS encoding helix-turn-helix domain-containing protein, giving the protein MASEDPQTAPLSQEQYAALAEFRYRLRRFLAFSEAAAGRAGIPPQQHQALLALAGHVGRAPPTVGLLAEQLLIAPHTAAELVARMVDGGLLTKGRAAEDRRRSELALTPRAENLLRDLTAAHLDELRGLAPALSGALAPAAT; this is encoded by the coding sequence GTGGCGTCCGAGGATCCTCAGACCGCGCCGCTGTCTCAGGAACAGTACGCCGCGCTGGCGGAGTTCCGGTACCGGCTGCGGCGCTTCCTGGCCTTCAGCGAGGCGGCGGCAGGCCGGGCCGGCATCCCGCCCCAGCAGCATCAGGCGCTTCTGGCCCTGGCTGGGCATGTCGGGCGCGCGCCACCGACCGTCGGATTGCTGGCCGAGCAGCTCCTGATCGCTCCGCATACGGCGGCCGAACTCGTCGCCCGGATGGTCGATGGCGGCCTGCTCACGAAGGGACGCGCCGCCGAGGATCGACGCCGGAGCGAGCTGGCGCTCACGCCCCGGGCCGAAAACCTGCTGCGCGATCTGACCGCTGCGCATCTCGATGAGCTACGCGGCCTAGCGCCGGCGCTCTCGGGCGCACTCGCCCCCGCGGCGACCTGA
- a CDS encoding methyltransferase — MPDPYSSAVLSAKLRGFYASQVANPNAADRRVTAAFAAVPREPFAGPGPWSILTAHVWQSQDRGPLYVTTPVDDPAFLYQDVLVALDAARGINIGQPSLHALCLDALAPRPGETVVRVGTGSGYYTALLAHLVGPDGLNAGAPRPARAWLDALRPAGRLLFPLQAANRRGGMLLLRRATGEAAWPARFVSMASFIPFQGMSEAGEVGLSNAFAQGPLAAVRSIHFDAPPDASCWHDGGDWCLSTHEASRGWCLVLHIGPGTTCRLLG; from the coding sequence ATGCCGGATCCTTACAGTTCGGCGGTGCTCAGCGCCAAGCTTCGCGGGTTCTACGCGTCGCAGGTAGCCAATCCGAATGCGGCCGACCGGCGCGTCACGGCGGCCTTCGCGGCAGTTCCCCGGGAGCCGTTCGCCGGCCCGGGGCCCTGGTCGATCCTCACCGCGCATGTCTGGCAATCTCAGGATCGCGGCCCACTCTACGTGACCACCCCGGTCGACGACCCCGCCTTTCTGTATCAGGACGTGCTGGTCGCCCTCGACGCAGCACGCGGCATCAATATCGGCCAGCCTAGCCTGCACGCCCTCTGCCTCGATGCGCTCGCGCCCCGGCCCGGGGAGACCGTGGTCCGGGTCGGGACCGGCAGTGGGTATTATACGGCGCTCCTCGCCCATCTCGTGGGGCCGGACGGCCTCAATGCCGGGGCGCCGCGCCCGGCCCGTGCCTGGCTCGACGCGCTGCGGCCGGCGGGCCGACTTCTGTTCCCGCTCCAGGCCGCAAACCGCCGGGGCGGCATGCTTTTGCTGCGCCGGGCCACGGGTGAGGCAGCTTGGCCGGCCCGTTTCGTCTCCATGGCGAGCTTCATTCCCTTCCAGGGCATGTCGGAGGCGGGCGAAGTGGGCTTGTCCAATGCTTTCGCCCAGGGTCCCCTCGCGGCGGTTCGTTCAATCCACTTCGACGCGCCGCCCGATGCAAGCTGCTGGCACGATGGCGGCGATTGGTGCCTCTCGACCCATGAAGCGTCCCGCGGCTGGTGCCTCGTGCTCCATATCGGACCTGGCACAACGTGCAGGCTTTTAGGATGA
- a CDS encoding polyprenyl synthetase family protein — protein MALSIENPKPETEAGLNDLVALVADGMARVNTTILSRTGSDVAMIPEVANHLIASGGKRLRPILTLACAQLCGYADPSDGDVKLAASVEFMHTATLLHDDVVDESDMRRGRVAARIKWGNEASVLVGDFLLGQAFRMMVEVGSLRALDILSAAATVIAEGEVMQLTNAKNLETDEAAYLAVIRGKTAELFAAACEVGPVLAGRPEAEQVAARAYGMNLGIAFQLIDDVLDYGGTSAALGKNVGDDFREGKITLPIVLAHRRASEGERGFWRRTLQQGEIGEDDLGTALDLLQRHGALEETVARAHEYGAQARAALDVFPDGPVKAALNGAVDFCVARAR, from the coding sequence ATGGCCCTCTCCATCGAGAATCCGAAGCCCGAGACCGAGGCGGGGTTGAACGACCTCGTCGCGCTGGTGGCGGACGGCATGGCGCGGGTCAACACCACGATCCTGTCGCGCACCGGATCCGACGTGGCGATGATCCCGGAGGTGGCCAACCACCTGATCGCCAGCGGCGGCAAGCGGCTGCGCCCGATCCTGACGCTCGCCTGCGCGCAGCTCTGCGGTTACGCCGACCCGTCGGACGGCGACGTGAAGCTCGCCGCCAGCGTCGAGTTCATGCACACCGCGACCCTGCTTCACGACGACGTGGTCGATGAGAGCGACATGCGTCGCGGCCGCGTCGCCGCCCGGATCAAGTGGGGCAACGAGGCCTCGGTGCTGGTCGGCGACTTCCTGCTCGGCCAGGCCTTCCGGATGATGGTCGAGGTCGGCTCCCTGCGGGCGCTCGACATCCTGTCCGCCGCCGCCACGGTGATCGCCGAGGGCGAGGTGATGCAGCTCACCAACGCCAAGAACCTCGAAACCGACGAAGCCGCCTACCTGGCGGTGATCCGCGGCAAGACCGCCGAGCTGTTCGCCGCCGCCTGCGAGGTCGGGCCGGTGCTCGCCGGCCGGCCGGAGGCCGAGCAGGTCGCGGCCCGCGCCTACGGGATGAACCTCGGCATCGCCTTCCAGCTGATCGACGACGTGCTCGATTACGGCGGTACCTCGGCTGCCCTCGGCAAGAATGTCGGCGACGATTTTCGCGAGGGCAAGATCACCCTTCCGATCGTGCTGGCCCACCGCCGGGCCAGCGAGGGCGAGCGCGGCTTCTGGCGGCGGACCCTGCAGCAGGGTGAGATCGGCGAGGACGACCTCGGCACCGCCCTCGACCTGCTGCAGCGGCACGGCGCCCTGGAGGAGACGGTGGCCCGCGCCCACGAGTATGGCGCCCAAGCCCGCGCCGCCCTCGACGTCTTCCCGGACGGTCCGGTCAAGGCCGCCCTCAACGGAGCCGTGGATTTCTGCGTGGCCCGGGCGCGCTGA
- a CDS encoding DUF2007 domain-containing protein, whose amino-acid sequence MIVLISANDPVLIGFARTVLEAAEIPVLVADTHMSVMEGSIGAFGQRLMVPGDWAPQARRLLKDAGLAHELRDP is encoded by the coding sequence ATGATCGTGCTGATTTCCGCGAATGATCCCGTGCTGATCGGCTTTGCCCGCACGGTGCTCGAGGCGGCCGAGATCCCGGTCCTGGTGGCCGACACCCATATGAGCGTGATGGAAGGCTCGATCGGGGCGTTCGGTCAGCGCCTGATGGTTCCGGGCGATTGGGCGCCCCAGGCCCGCCGGTTGCTCAAGGATGCCGGGCTCGCGCACGAGTTGCGTGACCCGTGA
- a CDS encoding methyltransferase, with translation MSPEPDAFLGGILRLHQPPRGAHRAGTDAVLLARLLVPAPGERLCDVGAGTGAVGLACAALHPGTCPTLVERDPELAGLARANAVLNGIAASVIEADVLAPAAERRAAGLEPDSVDLVLTNPPFFTAGRHRPSPHPGKATAHTFPESGLDLWIRACTAVLRPGGRLGLIHRADALPACLDAMKGRYGGIAIRPVHARAEAPAIRVLIAGIRGSRAAPSLLPPLVLHGPQGFTPEAEALHRGAPWPRA, from the coding sequence GTGAGCCCGGAGCCCGATGCCTTCCTGGGCGGGATTTTGCGCCTGCACCAGCCGCCCCGCGGAGCGCACCGGGCCGGGACCGATGCGGTGCTGCTCGCCCGGCTGCTGGTCCCGGCGCCGGGGGAGCGGTTGTGCGATGTCGGCGCCGGGACCGGCGCGGTGGGTCTGGCCTGCGCGGCGCTTCATCCCGGAACCTGCCCGACCCTGGTGGAGCGCGACCCCGAACTGGCCGGGCTGGCCCGGGCCAACGCCGTCCTCAACGGCATCGCGGCTTCGGTGATCGAGGCCGACGTTCTGGCGCCGGCGGCCGAGCGCCGCGCCGCCGGGCTGGAGCCCGACAGCGTCGACCTCGTCCTGACCAACCCGCCGTTCTTCACCGCGGGCCGCCACCGCCCCTCCCCGCATCCCGGCAAGGCGACGGCACACACGTTTCCCGAGAGCGGCCTGGACCTCTGGATCCGCGCCTGCACGGCGGTCCTGCGACCGGGGGGCCGGCTCGGGCTGATCCACCGGGCAGACGCCCTGCCGGCCTGCCTCGACGCCATGAAGGGCCGCTACGGCGGGATCGCGATCCGCCCGGTCCACGCCCGGGCCGAGGCGCCGGCGATCCGGGTGCTGATCGCCGGCATCCGGGGCAGCCGCGCGGCTCCGAGCCTGCTGCCGCCGCTGGTGCTGCACGGCCCCCAAGGCTTCACGCCCGAGGCCGAGGCGCTCCACCGGGGCGCGCCCTGGCCTCGGGCGTGA
- a CDS encoding trna delta -isopentenylpyrophosphate transferase has product MRTADKQIADILVRYGEPFGGNVWRVQGTAVIYHKTLERIAAQAGIVFEPPTIIRAERDEAVLLVTGRLPGAKSGAKPAADRVEWSMGEALVNVNYRVSGKQAAYVYAMAEKRGKDRVILKLIELHGLVYSEEEADEFRAHLPTVRAVDEDFEEAQPFDEVTEAEGDLKRRIDGAETINDVTDLMLDGATQAILAAMPPGTRDEVRDYAKARLVALGWPKRTGRRSAA; this is encoded by the coding sequence ATGCGAACCGCCGACAAGCAGATCGCCGACATCCTGGTGCGTTACGGGGAGCCCTTCGGGGGCAACGTCTGGCGCGTGCAGGGCACGGCGGTCATCTACCACAAGACGTTGGAGCGGATCGCCGCCCAGGCCGGGATCGTGTTCGAGCCGCCGACGATCATCCGCGCCGAGCGCGACGAGGCCGTGCTGCTGGTCACCGGGCGCCTGCCCGGTGCCAAATCCGGTGCGAAGCCAGCCGCCGACCGGGTCGAGTGGTCGATGGGCGAGGCGCTGGTCAACGTGAACTACCGCGTCTCGGGCAAGCAGGCGGCCTACGTCTACGCCATGGCGGAGAAGCGCGGGAAGGACCGCGTCATCCTCAAGCTGATCGAACTGCACGGCCTGGTCTACTCGGAGGAGGAGGCCGACGAGTTCCGCGCCCACCTGCCCACGGTCCGGGCCGTGGACGAGGATTTCGAGGAGGCCCAGCCCTTCGACGAGGTCACCGAGGCCGAGGGCGACCTCAAGCGCCGCATCGACGGTGCCGAGACGATCAACGACGTGACCGACCTGATGCTCGACGGGGCCACCCAAGCGATCCTGGCGGCGATGCCGCCCGGCACCCGCGACGAGGTCCGCGACTACGCCAAGGCGCGCCTCGTGGCGCTCGGCTGGCCCAAGCGCACCGGCCGCCGCAGCGCCGCCTGA
- a CDS encoding MerR family transcriptional regulator → MKIGELARRSGLSAHTIRYYERIGLLPYADRDQSNQRDYDASILAWIAFLDRLKTTGMPIRDMLRYAALRERGVITEAERCDLLWEHRECVRAHVADLQACLLVLDTKIAGYAGSDGRTQAYDTTTPQRRRKPARARAASTR, encoded by the coding sequence GTGAAGATCGGAGAACTCGCGAGGCGTTCGGGATTGTCTGCCCATACGATTCGTTACTATGAGCGGATCGGGCTACTCCCCTATGCTGACCGAGATCAGTCAAACCAGCGTGATTACGACGCGTCTATCCTAGCGTGGATCGCATTCTTAGATCGTCTCAAGACGACCGGTATGCCGATCCGGGACATGCTGCGATACGCAGCATTGCGCGAGCGTGGCGTCATCACTGAGGCTGAGCGCTGTGATTTGCTGTGGGAGCACCGCGAGTGCGTCCGCGCGCATGTGGCCGATCTGCAAGCCTGCCTTCTCGTCCTCGACACCAAGATCGCCGGCTACGCCGGCTCTGACGGGAGGACGCAGGCGTATGACACGACAACACCGCAACGGCGACGAAAGCCGGCTAGAGCGCGGGCAGCGAGCACTCGCTGA
- a CDS encoding carboxymuconolactone decarboxylase family protein, with amino-acid sequence MTRQHRNGDESRLERGQRALAEIDGQAGEKVVASLAEIAPDFATYLIEFPFGDIYSRPGLELRSREIATIAALTAMGNAAPQLKVHIEAGLNVGLSCEEITEVIMQMAVYASFPAALNGLFSAKEVFAARSTAEPCDPGA; translated from the coding sequence ATGACACGACAACACCGCAACGGCGACGAAAGCCGGCTAGAGCGCGGGCAGCGAGCACTCGCTGAGATCGACGGCCAAGCAGGAGAGAAGGTCGTCGCCTCGCTCGCAGAGATCGCCCCTGACTTTGCGACCTACCTTATCGAGTTCCCTTTCGGCGATATTTACAGCCGCCCCGGCCTAGAACTACGTTCCCGCGAGATAGCCACTATCGCGGCACTAACGGCGATGGGCAATGCAGCACCACAACTTAAGGTACACATAGAGGCAGGCTTGAACGTCGGCCTCTCGTGTGAAGAGATCACTGAAGTCATCATGCAGATGGCCGTTTATGCAAGCTTTCCAGCAGCATTAAACGGATTATTCTCAGCCAAAGAAGTGTTCGCGGCGCGTTCGACAGCCGAGCCTTGTGACCCAGGGGCCTGA
- a CDS encoding MATE family efflux transporter, whose protein sequence is MDIRTRRLLEAPLVPTLARMAGPNVVVMVVQTSIGLIETYFVAKLGTDALAGMALVFPVVMLVQMLSAGGMGGGIQSAVSRTLGAGRKAEASLVAWHAVAIGLGLGLVTSLLAVPLGPRLYAAMGGTGESLRAATAYANVVLGGAVLIWLFNALAAVIRGTGNMALPAGVTCAGAIVLIPLSPALIFGWGPFPKLGVVGGGVAFAAYYAAGTAVFAASIWSGRGVLHPSRRLPRLTWAPSREILRVGLLSGIASITSNVTVIAATGFVGTAGPAAVAGYGTGARLEYLLVPLVFGLGSPIAAIVGTALGAGLQARARQAALTGAIVAGLLTEAIGVAAALYPEAWLGLFGGDPAMLATGSSYLRIVGPFYGFFGAGLALYFAAQGAGRVGWPLTASVFRMGVALGGAWIAAILGLGPAWMFVALAAGLFTMGIVNAAAFATGKMFVAQPAPEPAVPPQVLTTAVE, encoded by the coding sequence ATGGACATCCGAACGCGTCGCCTGCTCGAAGCGCCGCTCGTGCCGACCCTGGCTCGGATGGCCGGGCCGAACGTCGTGGTGATGGTCGTCCAGACCTCCATCGGCCTGATCGAGACCTACTTCGTCGCGAAGCTCGGCACCGACGCCCTGGCCGGCATGGCCCTCGTCTTCCCGGTCGTCATGCTCGTCCAGATGCTGTCGGCCGGCGGCATGGGCGGCGGCATCCAGTCGGCGGTCTCGCGTACCCTGGGCGCCGGCCGGAAGGCGGAGGCCAGCCTCGTCGCTTGGCACGCTGTCGCCATCGGCCTCGGACTTGGTCTCGTGACCAGTCTGCTCGCGGTGCCGCTGGGACCGCGGCTCTACGCCGCGATGGGCGGCACGGGGGAATCGCTCCGGGCTGCGACGGCCTACGCGAACGTCGTGCTCGGCGGAGCGGTCCTGATCTGGCTGTTCAACGCGCTGGCGGCCGTGATCCGCGGTACCGGCAACATGGCCCTCCCGGCCGGCGTCACCTGCGCCGGCGCCATCGTGCTGATCCCTCTCTCGCCGGCGCTGATCTTCGGCTGGGGGCCGTTCCCGAAGCTCGGGGTCGTGGGCGGCGGAGTCGCTTTCGCGGCCTACTACGCCGCCGGCACCGCCGTCTTCGCCGCCTCGATTTGGTCTGGCCGCGGCGTCCTGCACCCGAGCCGGCGCCTCCCGAGGCTTACCTGGGCGCCGTCCCGCGAGATCCTGCGCGTCGGCCTGCTCTCCGGCATCGCCAGTATCACGTCGAACGTCACGGTCATCGCCGCGACGGGCTTCGTGGGGACGGCGGGGCCGGCCGCGGTTGCCGGGTATGGAACCGGCGCCCGGCTGGAATACCTGCTGGTCCCCCTCGTGTTCGGGCTCGGTTCGCCCATTGCCGCCATCGTCGGCACCGCCCTCGGCGCCGGACTGCAGGCCCGCGCCCGTCAGGCTGCGCTCACCGGCGCCATCGTGGCCGGTCTTCTGACGGAGGCCATCGGCGTTGCGGCCGCCCTGTATCCTGAAGCTTGGCTCGGTCTGTTCGGGGGTGATCCGGCCATGTTGGCTACGGGCTCCTCCTATCTCCGCATCGTCGGACCGTTCTACGGGTTCTTCGGGGCCGGCCTTGCTCTCTACTTCGCGGCCCAAGGTGCAGGCCGTGTCGGCTGGCCGCTCACAGCCAGCGTCTTCCGAATGGGGGTGGCGCTGGGGGGCGCCTGGATCGCGGCTATCCTCGGGCTCGGCCCCGCGTGGATGTTTGTTGCCCTCGCGGCTGGGCTCTTCACCATGGGCATCGTCAACGCGGCTGCTTTTGCCACGGGCAAGATGTTCGTGGCCCAGCCCGCGCCGGAACCGGCTGTCCCGCCCCAAGTCCTCACGACGGCCGTTGAGTGA
- a CDS encoding AraC family transcriptional regulator produces the protein MDPLSDVLALLRPRSALSAGLDAGGAWAIRFPAHDGIKFNAVMRGACWVAVEGEPEPIRMAAGDCFLLTRGRPFHLATDLALPAIESAAIYDHAADAVATCNGGGGFFLVGGRFFFAGDAAGLLLDALPAIVPVRDASNQAAILRWALDQLAAELRQGAPGGALMADHLAQIMLLQVLRLWLASGRPTGWLGALADPRLARALTALHAEPARRWTLADLAACAGMSRTTFADTFRAVVGRPPLAYLASWRMQCAADRLRRSGDCVAAIAYSVGYESETAFRTAFRRHMACTPMQYRRTKAALLLHRTLG, from the coding sequence ATGGATCCGCTCTCCGACGTTCTCGCGTTGCTCAGGCCCCGAAGCGCCCTCAGTGCGGGCCTTGATGCCGGCGGCGCCTGGGCGATCCGCTTTCCCGCCCATGACGGGATCAAGTTCAACGCCGTGATGCGAGGCGCCTGCTGGGTTGCGGTCGAAGGCGAGCCCGAGCCCATTCGGATGGCAGCCGGCGACTGCTTCCTGCTGACCCGGGGCCGCCCGTTCCACCTCGCGACCGACCTGGCCCTCCCGGCGATCGAGTCCGCCGCGATCTACGACCACGCGGCCGACGCGGTCGCGACCTGCAATGGCGGCGGCGGCTTCTTCCTGGTCGGCGGGCGGTTCTTCTTCGCAGGCGACGCGGCCGGGCTGCTGCTCGACGCGCTGCCGGCGATCGTGCCGGTCCGGGATGCCTCGAACCAAGCCGCGATCCTGCGCTGGGCGCTGGACCAGCTGGCCGCGGAACTGCGCCAGGGCGCGCCTGGCGGCGCCCTGATGGCCGACCACCTCGCGCAGATCATGCTGCTCCAGGTGCTGCGGCTCTGGCTCGCGTCGGGGCGGCCGACCGGCTGGCTCGGGGCGCTGGCCGATCCGCGGCTGGCGCGGGCGCTGACGGCCCTGCACGCGGAGCCGGCGCGGCGCTGGACCCTGGCGGACCTCGCGGCGTGCGCAGGCATGTCGCGCACGACCTTCGCGGACACGTTCCGCGCCGTGGTCGGCCGGCCGCCGCTTGCTTACCTCGCCAGCTGGCGGATGCAGTGCGCCGCCGACCGGCTGCGACGCTCCGGCGATTGCGTCGCCGCGATCGCGTATTCCGTCGGCTACGAGTCGGAGACGGCGTTCCGCACCGCCTTCCGGCGGCACATGGCCTGCACGCCGATGCAGTATCGACGGACAAAGGCCGCATTGTTGCTGCACCGCACCCTGGGCTAG
- a CDS encoding heme ABC transporter permease — translation MTPSLWTRLSNPSHFMRWSGALVPWLTALSLGVLAVGLYLTFFAVPPDYQQGETVRIMYIHVPAAWLGVFFYGAMSVSAIGTLVWRHPLADVAQRAAAPIGAAFTLICLVTGSLWGKPMWGTYWVWDARLTSMLVLLLIYCGIIALWRTLEEPNRAARAVAIMTLVGAVNLPIIKFSVNWWSTLHQPASILRMGGSSIDPSMLYPLLIMIGAATLGGITLHLYAMRTEIMRRRVRTLTIREAERLDRAQPRLTPKPAGMPVGQPV, via the coding sequence ATGACGCCCTCCCTCTGGACCCGCCTGTCGAACCCGAGCCACTTCATGCGGTGGTCGGGCGCGCTGGTGCCGTGGCTCACCGCCCTGTCGCTCGGCGTGCTGGCGGTCGGCCTGTACCTGACCTTCTTCGCCGTGCCGCCGGACTATCAACAGGGCGAGACCGTGCGGATCATGTACATCCACGTCCCGGCGGCCTGGCTCGGGGTGTTCTTCTACGGCGCCATGAGCGTGTCGGCGATCGGGACCCTGGTCTGGCGCCATCCGCTGGCCGACGTGGCGCAGCGCGCCGCCGCGCCGATCGGGGCGGCGTTCACGCTGATCTGCCTGGTCACCGGCTCGCTCTGGGGCAAGCCGATGTGGGGGACCTACTGGGTCTGGGACGCGCGGCTGACCTCGATGCTGGTCCTGCTGCTGATCTATTGCGGCATCATCGCCCTGTGGCGCACCCTCGAGGAGCCGAACCGGGCCGCCCGCGCGGTGGCGATCATGACCCTCGTCGGCGCGGTGAACCTGCCGATCATCAAGTTCTCGGTGAACTGGTGGTCGACCCTGCACCAGCCGGCCTCGATCCTGCGCATGGGCGGCTCATCTATCGACCCGTCGATGCTCTACCCGCTGCTGATCATGATCGGCGCCGCGACGTTGGGCGGGATCACCCTCCACCTCTACGCGATGCGCACCGAGATCATGCGCCGCCGGGTGCGGACGCTGACGATCCGCGAGGCCGAGCGCCTGGACCGTGCGCAGCCGCGCCTCACGCCGAAGCCCGCCGGGATGCCGGTCGGGCAGCCGGTCTAG
- the ccmD gene encoding heme exporter protein CcmD — protein MDLGSHGGFIVAAYAFTALVMAGLIGNALRDRRAQLRALKGFGEERR, from the coding sequence ATGGATCTCGGGTCTCACGGCGGCTTCATCGTCGCCGCCTACGCCTTCACGGCCCTGGTCATGGCCGGGCTGATCGGCAACGCCCTGCGCGACCGGCGGGCGCAGCTGCGCGCCCTGAAGGGCTTCGGGGAGGAGCGGCGGTGA
- a CDS encoding DsbE family thiol:disulfide interchange protein — protein sequence MSVDEPLDRPPPVRRSLLLVLPVLAFAALAAVLFLRLRSGADPAALPSAMIGKPVPSFILPAVPGLKAGDAPVPGLSSADLKGQITVINVFASWCAPCQVEHPMLMRLAREPGIQLVGIDYKEPTPAAGQRFLARHGVPFRAVGADADGRAAIDFGVYGVPETFVIGPDGVIRDKLVGILTPENYASVLARIRAAGKVAEAR from the coding sequence GTGAGCGTCGACGAACCCCTGGATCGGCCGCCCCCGGTCCGCCGCTCTCTGCTGCTGGTCCTGCCGGTCCTGGCGTTTGCCGCGCTGGCGGCGGTGCTGTTCCTGCGCCTGCGCTCGGGCGCCGACCCGGCCGCCCTCCCCTCCGCGATGATCGGCAAGCCGGTGCCGAGCTTCATCCTGCCGGCGGTGCCGGGCCTCAAGGCCGGCGACGCCCCGGTGCCGGGCCTCTCCAGCGCCGACCTGAAGGGCCAGATCACGGTGATCAACGTGTTCGCCTCGTGGTGCGCACCCTGCCAGGTCGAGCACCCGATGCTGATGCGGCTCGCCCGGGAGCCCGGGATCCAGCTGGTCGGCATCGACTACAAGGAGCCGACTCCCGCCGCCGGCCAGCGCTTCCTGGCCCGGCACGGCGTGCCGTTCCGGGCGGTCGGGGCCGATGCCGACGGGCGCGCGGCGATCGATTTCGGCGTCTACGGCGTACCCGAGACCTTCGTGATCGGGCCCGACGGGGTGATCCGCGACAAGCTCGTCGGCATCCTCACGCCGGAGAACTACGCCAGCGTGCTGGCGCGGATCCGGGCGGCCGGGAAGGTCGCGGAGGCGCGCTAA
- a CDS encoding septation protein A — translation MQIESVPPRRHLPPLVKLALELGPLVIFFLGNAYSERLGVAPDQKLFVATGVFIAATVVALAVHFALVRRLPIMPLVSGVVVVVFGGLTLALQDKTFIMVKPTIVNALFGTVLLGGLVFGRSLLSVVLDSMFSLTEEGWRKLTFRWGLFFFVLAALNEIVWRTQTEDFWVNFKVFGIMPITVLFALAQTPLLTRYERKEPQPGE, via the coding sequence ATGCAGATCGAATCCGTTCCTCCCCGCCGCCACCTGCCGCCGCTCGTGAAGCTGGCGCTGGAGCTTGGACCGCTCGTCATCTTCTTCCTGGGCAATGCCTATTCGGAAAGACTCGGCGTCGCGCCGGACCAGAAGCTGTTCGTGGCCACCGGGGTGTTCATCGCGGCGACCGTGGTGGCGCTGGCGGTTCATTTCGCGCTGGTGCGGCGGCTGCCGATCATGCCGCTCGTGTCCGGCGTGGTCGTGGTGGTGTTCGGCGGTCTGACGCTGGCGCTGCAGGACAAGACCTTCATCATGGTCAAGCCGACCATCGTGAACGCGCTGTTCGGCACCGTGTTGCTCGGCGGCCTGGTGTTCGGTCGCTCGCTCCTGTCGGTGGTGCTCGATTCGATGTTCAGCCTCACCGAGGAGGGCTGGCGCAAGCTCACCTTCCGCTGGGGTCTCTTCTTCTTCGTCCTGGCCGCGCTCAACGAGATCGTGTGGCGCACCCAGACCGAGGATTTCTGGGTCAACTTCAAGGTGTTCGGCATCATGCCGATCACCGTGCTGTTCGCCCTGGCACAGACGCCGCTGCTGACCCGCTACGAGCGCAAAGAGCCTCAACCGGGCGAATAA